The proteins below are encoded in one region of Bacteroides uniformis:
- a CDS encoding acyltransferase yields MNPKTGSYDRGQVHVGKGAYIGMGTMVVKPVTIGEGAIVGAGAIVTKDIPSNEVWAGNPARFIRKR; encoded by the coding sequence ATGAACCCGAAGACAGGCAGTTATGACCGCGGTCAAGTGCATGTTGGCAAAGGAGCCTACATTGGCATGGGAACAATGGTTGTCAAGCCGGTCACAATCGGAGAAGGGGCAATCGTAGGCGCCGGGGCAATAGTGACGAAAGATATACCGTCAAACGAAGTATGGGCAGGAAACCCCGCCCGCTTTATCAGAAAACGATAA
- a CDS encoding serine O-acetyltransferase, with protein MPNAIFFYRIQRWLYLHHIPFLPKLIQLLIFLIYNTKITADSKIGKGSYFVCKGISTVLIPGTEIGENCVLGLRFSTVRKFPYKNVPKIGNNVFIGPNVVICGPVEIGDNCIVAANSFVDKSLRGGVIVAGSPAKIIGYTKDLNYNISSNQKDLDGIASYLQPKE; from the coding sequence ATGCCAAACGCAATATTTTTTTACAGAATACAGAGGTGGTTATACTTACACCACATTCCATTTTTACCTAAATTAATTCAACTATTAATTTTTCTGATTTACAACACTAAAATTACTGCTGATTCAAAAATCGGTAAAGGATCTTATTTTGTTTGTAAAGGAATTAGCACTGTACTAATCCCAGGAACGGAAATTGGAGAAAACTGCGTATTAGGTTTACGATTCTCAACAGTAAGAAAATTTCCATATAAAAACGTTCCTAAAATTGGCAATAACGTTTTTATCGGTCCAAACGTTGTAATCTGTGGACCAGTAGAAATTGGTGATAACTGTATTGTTGCAGCTAATTCGTTTGTTGATAAATCATTAAGGGGGGGGGTAATTGTTGCAGGCTCTCCTGCTAAAATAATCGGATATACTAAAGACTTAAACTATAATATTTCTTCAAATCAAAAAGATTTAGATGGAATAGCATCATATCTGCAACCAAAAGAGTAA